One Glutamicibacter mishrai genomic window carries:
- a CDS encoding CaiB/BaiF CoA transferase family protein yields the protein MSHQDRAAKAIAPLEGIRVLELGNYIAAPTAGRLLADFGAEVIKVERPKTGDELRNWRLKKGSVSMLYRTINRNKKSVVLDLRSDAGRAAVLDLVRECDVLLENFRPGTLEKWGLGPEELSAANPNLVITRISAFGQTGPLSERPGFAAVAEAFSGFRNLVGDPDRAPVRVGVSIGDSIAGLYAAFGAVMALFERDRKSTGDNPLPLDHRIIDVALHEAMFSMMESLIPDQGAYGESRTRTGGRMEGIAPSNAYLCADGASIVVAGNGDGIYRRYMEAIGRPDLANDENLQSNAQRWEQREMLDQAIGAWSGTLDSADALAVLDAAGVPAGPIYTAEDIVNEPQYQARNMIQNFDVSTGEEVLPGVGFPGIVPVMGTASLPIRNLGPDLGEHTNDVLGTLLGYSPEEIMKAISSETSQA from the coding sequence ATGAGCCACCAAGATCGAGCCGCCAAGGCCATCGCCCCGCTGGAAGGCATCCGAGTTCTGGAGCTGGGCAACTACATCGCAGCGCCCACCGCCGGACGCCTGCTGGCGGACTTCGGAGCCGAAGTCATCAAGGTCGAACGCCCCAAAACCGGCGACGAACTGCGCAACTGGCGCCTGAAAAAGGGCAGCGTCTCCATGCTCTATCGCACGATCAACCGGAACAAGAAATCCGTGGTGCTCGACCTGCGCAGCGACGCCGGGCGGGCCGCGGTCCTCGATCTGGTGCGCGAATGCGACGTGCTGCTGGAAAACTTCCGGCCCGGAACCCTGGAGAAATGGGGGCTCGGACCAGAGGAGCTCAGCGCGGCGAACCCGAACCTGGTGATCACCCGGATCTCGGCCTTCGGCCAAACCGGCCCGCTATCCGAACGCCCGGGATTCGCCGCCGTGGCCGAAGCCTTCAGCGGTTTCCGCAACCTGGTCGGCGACCCCGACCGCGCCCCGGTCCGCGTGGGCGTCTCCATCGGCGACTCCATCGCCGGGCTCTACGCCGCATTCGGAGCCGTGATGGCCCTCTTCGAACGCGACCGCAAGAGCACAGGCGATAATCCCCTGCCACTGGACCACCGGATCATCGACGTCGCCTTGCACGAGGCCATGTTCTCCATGATGGAATCGCTGATCCCCGACCAGGGCGCCTACGGCGAATCCCGGACCCGCACCGGAGGACGGATGGAAGGCATCGCCCCGTCCAACGCCTATCTGTGCGCCGACGGGGCAAGCATCGTGGTGGCCGGCAACGGCGATGGGATCTACCGCAGGTACATGGAAGCCATCGGCCGCCCCGATTTGGCCAACGACGAGAACCTGCAATCCAACGCCCAGCGATGGGAACAGCGCGAAATGCTCGACCAGGCCATCGGCGCCTGGAGCGGCACCCTGGACTCCGCAGATGCATTAGCCGTACTGGATGCCGCAGGCGTTCCGGCCGGCCCCATTTACACGGCCGAGGATATCGTCAACGAGCCCCAGTACCAGGCCCGCAATATGATCCAGAACTTCGACGTATCCACCGGCGAGGAGGTGCTCCCCGGGGTCGGATTCCCCGGGATCGTCCCGGTGATGGGCACAGCCTCCCTGCCGATCCGGAACCTCGGCCCGGACCTCGGCGAGCATACCAATGACGTCCTCGGCACACTCCTGGGCTACAGCCCGGAAGAAATCATGAAAGCCATCAGCAGCGAAACGAGCCAAGCATGA
- a CDS encoding GntP family permease: MSDTAILINTAVAVLATVLLIVKFKVNPVIGLILGSLYLGLSTQLGISKTIETITKGFGDIMMEVGLLIAFGVLMGSILNEVGAIRRLVERLLSVFGPKALPYSMAVAMSTVLQSIFVDVLIVISAPLARRMATKIGPMGTARLATAMAISLECGIIFMVPGVGALAVAGVLGVSLGKMLICGLLLVVPTVLLAVLIMSFLFRRGFWKPARDEQNVFEEDDYPQSTPNEPARGSVGIDEGQQPQADPGAVKLAVGPEGKRETSLLLLFAPLLLSLILIAAGAIAEIAKFQNGVLELLGNPVVALLIGLIGTTIVARGAIGQKGVEDAISTGFKESGQILLLTGAGGSLAATVAAAGLGDILGGFFSASAVAPLVVVWVIAAVLHIAVGSVTLSAITAAGMLAPIAPALGLDPVLIALAAGAGSLFMIHVTSNTFWLLQSLLGQTVRGALKSVTVGVSVASVIALGLVLVMSIFI, from the coding sequence ATGTCAGATACAGCGATTCTGATAAACACCGCCGTGGCCGTGCTCGCCACGGTGCTGCTGATCGTCAAATTCAAGGTCAACCCCGTCATCGGGCTGATCCTCGGCTCCCTGTATCTGGGACTGAGCACGCAACTTGGCATCAGCAAGACCATCGAGACCATCACCAAGGGCTTCGGCGACATCATGATGGAGGTCGGCCTGCTCATCGCCTTCGGCGTGCTGATGGGATCCATCCTCAACGAGGTCGGCGCCATCCGCCGCCTGGTCGAACGCCTGCTCTCGGTGTTCGGACCCAAGGCCCTGCCGTACTCCATGGCGGTAGCCATGAGCACCGTGCTGCAGTCGATTTTCGTTGACGTCCTGATCGTCATCTCGGCCCCGCTGGCACGTCGCATGGCCACCAAGATCGGTCCGATGGGCACCGCCCGGCTGGCCACGGCCATGGCCATTTCTCTGGAGTGCGGCATCATCTTCATGGTTCCCGGCGTCGGCGCCTTGGCGGTAGCCGGCGTGCTGGGCGTATCGCTGGGCAAGATGCTGATCTGCGGCCTGCTCCTGGTGGTGCCAACGGTCCTGCTGGCGGTGCTGATCATGTCCTTCTTGTTCCGCCGCGGGTTCTGGAAGCCAGCGCGCGACGAGCAGAATGTCTTCGAGGAAGATGACTACCCGCAGAGCACCCCGAACGAGCCCGCCCGTGGCAGCGTTGGCATTGACGAGGGCCAGCAGCCACAGGCCGATCCCGGTGCGGTGAAGCTGGCCGTTGGCCCCGAAGGCAAGCGCGAAACCTCGCTGCTGCTGCTCTTCGCTCCCCTGCTGCTTTCGCTAATCCTCATTGCCGCCGGCGCGATCGCCGAAATCGCCAAGTTCCAGAACGGCGTGCTGGAACTGCTGGGCAACCCCGTGGTCGCCCTGCTCATCGGCCTGATCGGCACCACCATCGTGGCACGCGGTGCCATCGGCCAAAAGGGCGTGGAGGACGCGATCAGCACCGGCTTCAAGGAAAGCGGACAGATCCTGTTGCTCACCGGCGCTGGCGGTTCGCTGGCAGCTACCGTGGCCGCCGCCGGACTGGGAGATATCCTCGGCGGATTCTTCAGTGCCAGCGCAGTGGCACCACTGGTGGTCGTCTGGGTGATTGCCGCGGTGCTGCACATCGCCGTGGGCTCGGTGACGCTCTCGGCGATCACCGCCGCCGGCATGCTCGCACCGATCGCCCCGGCACTGGGACTGGACCCGGTGCTCATCGCGCTGGCCGCCGGCGCCGGCTCGCTGTTCATGATCCACGTAACCTCCAATACATTCTGGCTGCTGCAATCCCTGCTGGGCCAAACCGTTCGAGGCGCCCTGAAGTCGGTGACCGTCGGCGTTTCTGTCGCCTCGGTGATCGCTCTGGGGCTCGTTCTGGTCATGAGCATCTTCATCTGA
- a CDS encoding AMP-binding protein, producing MSVTDEFRAARDRLLELREDYEAAREEFRWPEFSEFNFGFDWFDQVAKDPQRADTPALIITERDGSSTRHSWAELSQRSTQLARWLSDQGVARGHTIAVMLGNQVELWESMLAGIKLGAILIPCTTQLTPTDLADRIERGHIQWVITNQGEIQKFETVPGDYTLIQIGGSTADGILDFAQSYNAEAEFQLDSPTRADETLLRYFTSGTTSKAKLVEHTHTSYPVGHLSTMFWIGLEPGDVHLNVASPGWAKHAWSNLFAPWIAEATVFLYNYDRFDPIALMNQMDTEKVTSFCAPPTVWRLLIQADLSALKNPPKKLVSAGEPLNAEVIDQVQKSWGQVIRDGFGQTETTVQIANPPGVPITIGAMGREMPGYNIVLRDPATGEVGDLGEICLVTDPRPLGLMKGYFENPEKTAEVFRDGVYHTGDIAERDERAVLTYVGRADDVFKSSDYKISPFELESVLIEHPGVAEAAVVPAPDELRLSVPKAYIVPTTNAQPGPELAESILAHCREHLSAFKRVRRIEFAQLPKTISGKIRRVELRQAEERRFNGGEPAGKEYRDTDFPSLKS from the coding sequence GTGAGCGTTACCGATGAATTCAGAGCAGCCCGAGATCGGCTCCTGGAATTGCGCGAGGACTACGAGGCGGCGCGGGAAGAATTCCGCTGGCCCGAGTTCAGCGAGTTCAACTTCGGCTTCGACTGGTTCGACCAAGTGGCCAAGGATCCGCAACGAGCCGATACGCCGGCACTGATCATCACCGAACGCGACGGCAGCTCCACACGCCACAGTTGGGCCGAGCTCTCACAGCGCTCCACGCAGCTCGCGCGCTGGCTCAGTGATCAGGGCGTGGCCCGAGGCCATACGATCGCAGTGATGCTCGGCAACCAGGTCGAGCTCTGGGAATCGATGCTGGCCGGCATCAAGCTCGGGGCGATCCTGATCCCCTGCACCACGCAGCTGACCCCCACGGACCTGGCCGATCGCATCGAGCGCGGGCATATCCAGTGGGTGATCACCAACCAGGGCGAGATCCAGAAATTCGAGACGGTGCCCGGCGACTACACGCTGATCCAGATCGGTGGCAGCACCGCGGATGGGATCCTCGACTTCGCGCAGTCCTACAACGCCGAAGCCGAATTCCAGCTGGACTCCCCCACGCGCGCCGACGAAACGCTGCTGCGCTATTTCACTTCCGGAACCACTTCCAAGGCGAAGCTGGTGGAGCACACCCACACTTCGTACCCGGTGGGGCATTTGAGCACGATGTTCTGGATCGGGCTGGAACCAGGCGATGTGCATCTGAATGTCGCTTCCCCGGGCTGGGCCAAGCACGCGTGGTCGAATCTGTTCGCGCCGTGGATCGCCGAAGCCACCGTATTCCTCTACAACTATGACCGCTTCGATCCGATCGCGCTGATGAACCAGATGGACACCGAAAAGGTCACCAGCTTCTGCGCTCCGCCGACCGTGTGGCGCCTGCTGATCCAGGCGGATCTGAGCGCTTTGAAGAATCCGCCGAAGAAGCTGGTCTCCGCCGGCGAACCGCTGAATGCCGAAGTCATCGACCAGGTGCAGAAATCCTGGGGCCAGGTCATCCGCGACGGCTTTGGCCAGACCGAAACCACGGTGCAGATCGCCAATCCGCCGGGAGTGCCGATCACCATCGGCGCCATGGGACGCGAGATGCCCGGCTACAACATCGTGCTGCGCGACCCGGCTACCGGCGAGGTTGGGGATCTGGGCGAAATCTGCCTGGTGACCGATCCCCGCCCGCTGGGGCTGATGAAGGGCTACTTCGAGAATCCGGAGAAGACCGCAGAGGTCTTCCGTGACGGGGTCTACCACACCGGGGATATCGCCGAACGGGACGAACGCGCTGTCTTGACCTACGTGGGCCGCGCCGATGACGTATTCAAGTCCAGCGACTACAAGATCAGCCCCTTCGAGCTGGAATCCGTGTTGATCGAGCATCCCGGGGTGGCCGAGGCAGCAGTGGTGCCAGCCCCGGATGAATTGCGCTTGAGCGTGCCGAAGGCCTATATCGTTCCCACGACCAACGCGCAGCCCGGCCCCGAACTCGCGGAGTCGATTTTGGCGCATTGCCGCGAGCACCTCTCGGCCTTCAAGCGGGTGCGGCGCATCGAGTTCGCCCAGTTGCCCAAAACCATTTCGGGCAAGATCCGCCGCGTGGAATTGCGCCAGGCCGAGGAGCGCCGTTTTAATGGCGGCGAACCAGCGGGCAAGGAATACCGGGATACGGACTTCCCTTCGCTGAAATCATAA
- a CDS encoding carbohydrate kinase family protein, translated as MTQMPKVLVCGPSSWNQLVELDRLPDPRPQQLSARNDWYTVGGTSAGKALHLSSLGVATTLFTPLANDEPGRLLRQVLGGAGVNLQAISSVSTERHINLMAGGQRVSIYLATPSAVEDADADALCAAIGEADLAVVDLSELGLRIIRQLAEPPVPLWVDLHDFDGAAQFHLPFLRAASVVFMNDDATSDPWELMATCLRHGPEMAICTRGARGAVAMDRQGRRWEVAAPKVEVIDTNGAGDAFMAGFLAAYQRGSSVQAALEAAAGAAAVALSSRHLHPDLARLLS; from the coding sequence ATGACTCAAATGCCCAAGGTGCTCGTCTGTGGTCCATCCAGCTGGAATCAGCTCGTTGAGCTCGACCGCTTGCCCGACCCTCGGCCTCAGCAGCTATCCGCCCGCAACGATTGGTACACCGTGGGTGGAACCTCCGCGGGCAAAGCGCTGCACTTGAGTTCCTTGGGTGTTGCGACGACGCTCTTCACGCCGCTGGCCAACGATGAGCCGGGGCGCCTGCTGCGACAGGTGCTCGGTGGCGCGGGCGTCAACCTGCAAGCGATTTCCAGCGTGAGCACCGAGCGGCATATTAACCTCATGGCTGGCGGGCAACGCGTATCCATCTATCTGGCAACGCCCTCAGCTGTCGAGGACGCGGATGCTGATGCCCTCTGCGCGGCCATTGGGGAAGCTGACCTGGCAGTGGTTGACCTGAGCGAGTTGGGGTTGCGGATTATCAGGCAACTCGCCGAGCCGCCTGTACCGCTATGGGTCGACCTGCATGACTTCGATGGCGCGGCCCAATTTCATCTGCCATTCCTGAGGGCGGCCTCGGTGGTCTTCATGAACGATGATGCAACCAGCGATCCGTGGGAGCTGATGGCCACCTGCCTGCGCCATGGCCCGGAAATGGCCATTTGCACGCGTGGAGCGCGGGGTGCGGTGGCAATGGATCGTCAGGGGCGGCGCTGGGAAGTGGCTGCGCCAAAGGTCGAGGTGATCGACACCAATGGTGCCGGCGATGCCTTCATGGCCGGTTTTCTCGCGGCTTACCAGCGGGGATCATCGGTGCAAGCGGCTTTGGAGGCAGCTGCCGGAGCGGCGGCTGTGGCGCTATCGAGCCGGCATCTGCATCCAGATCTCGCCCGGTTGCTCTCCTAG
- a CDS encoding VOC family protein, whose protein sequence is MTMLKEDKLAAATHMNAVQLKVGDMKVMSEYYQKALGLTVLDETADGTRLGRGAQELVNLQNAPGLQLPARSEAGLFHTALLFNSQADLAATVLSAAQFDQSKFVGSSDHLVSEAFYFTDPEGNGIELYFDRPRETWTWNNGEVRMDTIYLDPNNYLNTHLSEQAVASLQSASADIGHVHLQVGDVATARRFYVDTLGFDETTALGNQALFVSAGGYHHHMAMNVWNSRGAGPRKDTLGLGEVLINVPTADEVGKLAQRLSFAGVTHHHTGAELRFNDPWNNQLRVAVA, encoded by the coding sequence ATGACCATGCTCAAAGAAGACAAGCTCGCCGCAGCCACTCATATGAACGCCGTGCAGCTCAAAGTCGGCGACATGAAGGTCATGAGCGAGTACTACCAAAAAGCGCTGGGGCTGACGGTACTGGATGAAACTGCCGACGGCACCCGCTTGGGCCGCGGTGCCCAGGAGCTGGTCAACCTGCAAAATGCCCCGGGCCTTCAGCTTCCTGCGCGCAGCGAAGCGGGGCTGTTCCACACCGCATTGCTCTTCAATAGCCAAGCAGACCTGGCAGCCACCGTGCTCTCGGCCGCGCAATTCGACCAGAGCAAATTTGTCGGCAGTTCAGATCACCTGGTCTCCGAAGCCTTCTACTTCACCGACCCCGAAGGCAACGGCATCGAGCTGTACTTCGACCGGCCGCGCGAGACCTGGACCTGGAACAACGGCGAAGTGCGCATGGACACCATCTACCTGGACCCCAACAACTACCTCAACACCCACCTGAGCGAACAGGCCGTGGCCTCCTTGCAATCGGCGAGCGCCGATATCGGCCACGTCCACCTGCAGGTCGGCGATGTGGCCACCGCGCGCCGGTTCTATGTGGACACCCTGGGTTTTGACGAGACCACCGCGCTGGGCAACCAGGCATTATTCGTCTCCGCTGGCGGCTACCACCACCACATGGCGATGAACGTGTGGAATTCCCGCGGCGCAGGTCCCCGCAAGGACACCTTGGGGCTTGGCGAGGTGCTGATCAACGTGCCTACCGCCGATGAGGTCGGCAAGCTGGCGCAGCGATTGAGTTTCGCTGGCGTCACCCATCATCACACCGGTGCCGAATTGCGCTTCAACGATCCCTGGAACAACCAGCTGCGCGTGGCCGTCGCCTAG
- a CDS encoding CatB-related O-acetyltransferase encodes MSQLQPLLREYRILLAGRGVDSMEKTGESYKPEALVTYEADLELHPYTTFWGTTGLALGRMGAFSYTHSRLHKSVTVGRFTSIAKSMSVMGARHPHEWASTSPVFYNQQLLAQTYSEDRGVTLNAAKFGYKPGKITIGNDVWIGEKVTLGHGITIGDGAVIASNSVVTKDVAPYTVVGGLPARVIRERFASETVQALQASAWWELAPEDLTHCDVRSPDLFAAQVLRGREHGDFQPLATKPLTAEVITEHLQATA; translated from the coding sequence ATGTCCCAGTTGCAGCCGCTTTTGCGCGAGTACCGGATCCTATTGGCCGGCCGCGGCGTCGACAGCATGGAAAAGACCGGTGAATCCTATAAGCCCGAAGCCTTGGTGACCTACGAGGCGGACCTGGAGTTGCACCCTTACACCACGTTCTGGGGCACCACGGGATTGGCTTTGGGGCGGATGGGCGCGTTTTCCTATACGCATTCGAGGCTGCACAAGTCCGTAACCGTCGGCCGTTTCACCTCGATCGCCAAGTCCATGAGCGTGATGGGCGCCCGCCACCCGCATGAGTGGGCCTCGACCAGCCCGGTGTTCTACAACCAGCAGCTGCTCGCGCAGACCTATAGCGAAGATCGCGGGGTCACGCTGAATGCGGCGAAGTTCGGCTACAAGCCCGGGAAGATCACGATCGGCAACGACGTGTGGATCGGCGAGAAGGTCACCCTGGGCCATGGCATCACCATCGGTGACGGTGCGGTGATCGCCTCGAATTCGGTGGTGACCAAGGATGTGGCGCCGTATACCGTGGTGGGCGGCCTGCCTGCAAGGGTGATCCGCGAGCGTTTTGCGTCGGAAACGGTCCAGGCCCTGCAGGCCTCGGCCTGGTGGGAACTGGCCCCCGAGGATCTGACGCACTGCGATGTCAGATCCCCGGATCTCTTTGCGGCGCAGGTGCTGCGCGGCCGCGAGCATGGCGATTTCCAGCCGCTGGCAACGAAGCCCTTGACCGCCGAGGTGATCACCGAACACCTGCAAGCCACCGCCTGA